A window of Gemmatimonadales bacterium contains these coding sequences:
- a CDS encoding TldD/PmbA family protein, with translation MSNPVMSRQEMQAIIEKVVRWSRADEVQVNLNSNVTGNTRFAANQLSTSGSVEDANIAVSSAFGPKHAVVTSNDLSDDSLHRLVSQSEALARLAPDDPEAMPSLGPQTYQPVNAFFDSTANLAPGDRARAALTALEQTRAAGDLMAAGFIVTQANSGAIGNQAGLFAYHRNTSANYTLTVRTADGTGSGWAAADSQDWSQLDFRGVAQRAVDKARASRNPVAIEPGRYTVILEPQAAGDLVQLMAFSLDARSADEGRSAFTREGGGTKIGERIVDERVTIFSDPRDPQLLAQPFDGQGLPLGRQGWVENGVLRQLFYSRFWAQRQNQQPTGFPSGVKLAGGTATVDEMVASTERGVLVTRLWYLRQVDPRTILYTGLTRDGTFLIENGRISRSVRNFRFNDSPLFMLNNLDTLGRAERLAGTEAGGDIVMPAIKVHDFNFTSLSEAV, from the coding sequence GTGAGCAATCCCGTGATGTCGCGCCAGGAAATGCAGGCGATCATCGAGAAGGTGGTGCGGTGGTCGCGGGCGGACGAAGTGCAGGTGAACCTGAACAGCAACGTGACCGGCAACACCCGGTTCGCCGCCAACCAGCTTTCCACGTCGGGGAGCGTGGAAGACGCCAACATCGCCGTGTCGAGCGCGTTCGGGCCCAAACACGCCGTGGTGACGTCCAACGACCTTTCCGACGACTCGCTCCACCGGCTCGTCTCCCAGTCAGAGGCGCTGGCGCGGCTGGCGCCGGACGACCCGGAGGCGATGCCGTCGCTGGGCCCGCAGACCTACCAGCCGGTGAACGCGTTCTTCGACTCGACGGCAAACCTCGCGCCTGGCGACCGCGCGCGCGCGGCGTTGACTGCGCTCGAGCAGACGCGTGCCGCCGGTGACCTCATGGCGGCCGGCTTCATCGTGACCCAGGCGAACTCGGGCGCGATCGGCAACCAGGCGGGCCTGTTCGCGTATCATCGGAACACCAGCGCCAACTACACGCTGACGGTGCGCACGGCGGACGGCACCGGTTCGGGATGGGCGGCCGCGGACTCTCAGGATTGGAGCCAGCTCGACTTCCGCGGCGTGGCCCAGCGCGCCGTGGACAAGGCGCGCGCTTCACGCAATCCGGTGGCGATCGAGCCCGGGCGGTACACCGTCATACTGGAACCCCAGGCCGCCGGCGACCTGGTGCAGCTCATGGCGTTCTCGCTGGACGCGCGCTCGGCTGATGAGGGACGGAGCGCGTTCACGCGCGAAGGCGGCGGGACCAAGATCGGCGAGCGGATCGTGGACGAGCGCGTCACCATTTTCAGCGACCCGCGGGACCCGCAACTCCTCGCGCAGCCGTTCGACGGGCAGGGCCTCCCGCTCGGCCGGCAGGGGTGGGTCGAGAACGGCGTGTTGAGACAGCTCTTCTACTCGCGCTTCTGGGCGCAACGGCAGAACCAGCAGCCCACCGGTTTCCCCAGCGGCGTGAAGCTCGCGGGCGGGACCGCGACCGTGGACGAGATGGTCGCGTCGACGGAGCGCGGCGTACTGGTGACGCGGCTGTGGTATCTCCGCCAGGTGGACCCGCGCACCATCCTCTATACCGGTCTCACGCGCGACGGGACGTTCCTCATAGAGAACGGGCGGATCAGCCGCTCGGTGCGGAACTTCCGGTTCAACGACTCGCCGCTGTTCATGCTGAACAACCTCGACACGCTCG